In Xylanivirga thermophila, the DNA window CAGATCCGATTATAAGAGAGTTGTCCCTATATTTAGTGGATAAATAATTGTAAAAAGAAGGGGAGAGACCAATGGGGAAGCTAACCATTGCAAAAGATCAGTTTTTATATGATGGCAAACCCATGCGTATATTATCAGGTGCCATACATTATTTTAGGGTAGTACCAGAATATTGGAAGGATAGACTTCAAAAGCTCAAAGCATGTGGATTTAATACGGTAGAGACATATGTACCATGGAATTTGCATGAACCACGTCCTGGGGAATTTTGCTTTGATGCTGGTTTGGATATAGAAAAATTTATTAGAACTGCTCAGGAGTTAGGGCTTTTTGTAATAGTTCGCCCTGGACCGTATATTTGTGCGGAGTGGGAGTTTGGCGGGCTACCTGCATGGCTTTTAAAGGATCCCGCTATGCAACTGAGGTGTGGATATAAGCCATATCTTGACGCGATAGACAGATATTTTGATGAACTTATAGGCAGATTAGCGCCGTTGCAATCTACCAATGGTGGTCCTATAATTGCAATACAGGTAGAAAATGAATATGGCAGCTATGGGAATGACCATGAGTATCTCCAATATATCGAAAAGGGATTAAAATCAAGGGGTGTAGATGTTTTACTCTTTACATCAGATGGAGCATGCGATAGTATGCTGCAGGGTGGTACGCTTCCGCATATATTTAAGACGGTAAACTTTGGTTCAAGGGCATTGGAACAATTTGAAAAACTAAAGGAGTTTCAACCTGAAGGACCATTAATGTGTATGGAGTATTGGAATGGTTGGTTTGATCACTGGGGCGAAGAACACCATAGCAGGGATGGTCAGGATGTTGCAGATGTACTAGATGAGATGTTGTCCATGGGAGCATCAGTAAATTTTTACATGTTACATGGAGGTACTAACTTTGGTTTTATGAATGGTGCAAATTGTATGGGAGAATACCAGCCTACAGTGACGAGTTATGATTATGATGCACCATTAAGCGAATGTGGCGATCCAACAGAAAAATTTTATGCTGTACAAAAGGTTATAAAAAAATATGCAAATGTAGAAGATGTACCTTTAGATATTTTACCTAAGATGGCATACGGCACCGTTGAGTTAAATGAATACGCAAAGCTTTTTGATTCATTGGATGATATAGGAAAAGAATTTAAAAGGCCGGCCCCTGTTCCTATGGAAATGTTGGACCAAAACTATGGTTTTATACTATATCGTACTTTTATAGCCGGTCCAAGGGATGAATCACCCCTTATACTTCAAGATGTACGGGACAGGGCATTGGTGTTTGTAGATGATCAGTTTGCAGGGGTTATATACAGGGATGATAAAGAGCCATCCATATATATAAAGGTACCAAAAGAAGGTATAAAGCTGGATATATTAGTTGAGAATATGGGACGTACAAATTATGGACCTAATATGCTTGATCGAAAAGGTATAACATATGGAGTAAGGATGGGACAGCAATTCATATATAATTGGACTATATATACTTTGGAGATGGATAATCTCCATAAATTGAACTTTAATAAAGGTAAACAGATAGAATGTCCGGCGTTTTACCGGGGAGAGTTTGAAGTAGCTAAACCATTTGATACATTTTTAAAGCTGTCTGGTTGGACAAAAGGTGTGTGTTATATAAATGGTTTTAATCTGGGACGATATTGGAATGCTGGACC includes these proteins:
- a CDS encoding glycoside hydrolase family 35 protein yields the protein MGKLTIAKDQFLYDGKPMRILSGAIHYFRVVPEYWKDRLQKLKACGFNTVETYVPWNLHEPRPGEFCFDAGLDIEKFIRTAQELGLFVIVRPGPYICAEWEFGGLPAWLLKDPAMQLRCGYKPYLDAIDRYFDELIGRLAPLQSTNGGPIIAIQVENEYGSYGNDHEYLQYIEKGLKSRGVDVLLFTSDGACDSMLQGGTLPHIFKTVNFGSRALEQFEKLKEFQPEGPLMCMEYWNGWFDHWGEEHHSRDGQDVADVLDEMLSMGASVNFYMLHGGTNFGFMNGANCMGEYQPTVTSYDYDAPLSECGDPTEKFYAVQKVIKKYANVEDVPLDILPKMAYGTVELNEYAKLFDSLDDIGKEFKRPAPVPMEMLDQNYGFILYRTFIAGPRDESPLILQDVRDRALVFVDDQFAGVIYRDDKEPSIYIKVPKEGIKLDILVENMGRTNYGPNMLDRKGITYGVRMGQQFIYNWTIYTLEMDNLHKLNFNKGKQIECPAFYRGEFEVAKPFDTFLKLSGWTKGVCYINGFNLGRYWNAGPQQTLYIPGPLLNKGKNELIIFELENVEKPIVELIDQPLL